A section of the Bacillus sp. HSf4 genome encodes:
- a CDS encoding fructosamine kinase family protein, with product MDVKTTIEKAVTSAGVGRFIKQVKEAGGGDINRAFLVETDEAHLFIKLNEGVPADFFEKEAMGLHELGKTEAVLVPEVLAYNSQKDLERFLVLSYIKSVRSDKTEEELGRRLAAMHHAEKPYYGLSYDNYIGTFKQENGKYASWHDYYRDKRLLPQIAVAQDKGFLSGRQAKRHIRLAESIGRWLPDRPRASVLHGDLWGGNWIAGEGGSPYLIDPAVLYGDCRMDLAMTALFGGFTDRFYRAYEEASGEPLDREIWPLYQLFYVYLHLNSFGCSYLPHAENIVERYIG from the coding sequence ATGGATGTCAAAACAACCATTGAAAAAGCAGTCACATCAGCCGGAGTGGGCCGCTTCATCAAACAGGTGAAGGAAGCGGGAGGAGGCGACATCAACCGGGCGTTTCTCGTAGAAACAGACGAAGCTCATCTGTTTATCAAGTTAAACGAAGGAGTGCCTGCCGACTTTTTCGAAAAAGAAGCCATGGGGCTGCATGAACTTGGCAAAACAGAGGCGGTGTTGGTGCCGGAGGTTCTGGCTTATAACAGCCAGAAGGATTTGGAGCGTTTTCTCGTACTATCATATATCAAAAGCGTTCGGTCGGACAAAACGGAAGAAGAGTTGGGAAGACGGCTCGCGGCCATGCATCATGCGGAAAAACCTTATTACGGGCTGTCGTATGACAATTATATCGGCACATTCAAGCAGGAAAACGGCAAGTATGCGAGCTGGCATGATTACTATCGGGACAAAAGGCTGCTGCCGCAGATTGCGGTTGCGCAGGACAAAGGGTTTTTAAGCGGCCGGCAGGCCAAACGTCATATCCGTCTCGCTGAATCGATCGGCCGCTGGCTCCCGGATCGCCCCCGCGCATCTGTTCTGCACGGTGATCTGTGGGGAGGCAACTGGATAGCGGGGGAAGGCGGCTCTCCATATCTCATCGATCCGGCTGTTCTGTATGGCGACTGCCGGATGGATCTGGCGATGACCGCTTTATTCGGCGGTTTTACGGATCGGTTTTACCGCGCTTATGAAGAAGCTTCAGGCGAGCCGCTGGACCGGGAAATATGGCCGCTTTATCAGCTTTTTTACGTCTATTTGCATTTGAATTCGTTTGGCTGCAGCTATCTGCCCCATGCTGAGAACATAGTAGAGCGGTATATTGGGTGA
- the cydC gene encoding thiol reductant ABC exporter subunit CydC, with amino-acid sequence MKKEDRWVLPYVKKNMKLLIIVVLLGGLTVSSAASLMFTSGYLISKAATRPENVLMIYVPIVAVRTFGILRSVSRYVERLTGHHIILKILSDMRVRLYRMLEPQALKLRSRFRTGDMLGILADDIEHLQDMYLKTVFPGISALLLYTIFIVALGSFSWPFAGLIAIYAAVFVFLVPLVSLLVTRAKNIELKKGRSRLYRRLTDGVMGVSDWVFSGRQSDFIDAYEEEEHRWLEIERKRQRFSRWRDFAVQCLAAGLVLLMLMWAGGLSAEGGLPHTFIAAFVLVVFPLTEAFFPLSDAAGAIPAYEDSLRRMEQLRPAQAEADAVSPETAEAVGLDDVTLRFDNVSFSYESGHPVLRGVSFTVKQGEKIALLGPSGAGKSTILTMIEGALSPDAGRVAFNGIEAVALQDDISRIVGVLNQKPYLFDTTILNNIRLGNPEASDEEVYWAARQVKLHDLIESLPDGYHTSVQEAGSRFSGGERQRIALARILLQGAPVIVLDEPTVGLDPITEKELLLTMFEALDGKTVLWITHHLAGAEAADRILFLENGRIEMEGRHQDLLQENKRYQRLYQLDAPALRHEDRKGSFI; translated from the coding sequence ATGAAAAAGGAAGACCGGTGGGTGCTGCCGTATGTGAAAAAGAATATGAAGCTTTTAATCATTGTGGTCTTGCTGGGCGGACTAACGGTGTCCTCTGCCGCATCCCTTATGTTTACGTCCGGTTATTTGATTTCCAAAGCGGCGACTCGTCCGGAAAATGTGTTGATGATTTACGTGCCGATCGTAGCCGTCCGCACCTTTGGGATTTTACGCTCTGTTTCCCGGTATGTAGAGCGGCTGACGGGCCACCATATCATATTGAAAATTCTATCGGACATGCGTGTTCGCCTGTACCGGATGCTTGAACCTCAGGCGCTGAAATTGCGTTCGCGTTTTCGTACAGGCGATATGCTCGGAATTTTGGCTGATGATATCGAGCATTTGCAGGATATGTATTTGAAGACGGTTTTTCCGGGCATTTCCGCCTTGCTTTTGTATACCATCTTCATCGTCGCTCTCGGAAGTTTTTCATGGCCGTTTGCCGGACTCATCGCGATCTATGCGGCAGTATTCGTTTTTCTTGTTCCGCTCGTTTCCCTGCTTGTCACAAGGGCGAAAAACATCGAGCTGAAAAAAGGCCGCAGCCGGCTTTACCGCCGCTTGACCGATGGCGTCATGGGTGTGAGCGACTGGGTTTTCAGCGGTCGGCAAAGCGACTTTATCGATGCATATGAAGAAGAGGAGCACAGGTGGTTGGAGATCGAGAGAAAACGCCAGCGTTTTTCGCGCTGGAGGGACTTTGCCGTCCAGTGTCTTGCAGCCGGACTCGTGCTGCTGATGCTGATGTGGGCAGGCGGTCTAAGTGCGGAAGGCGGATTGCCCCATACGTTCATTGCCGCGTTTGTCCTTGTGGTGTTTCCTCTGACAGAAGCATTCTTTCCGCTTTCTGATGCGGCGGGGGCGATCCCGGCGTACGAGGATTCGCTGCGGCGCATGGAGCAGCTCAGGCCCGCACAAGCGGAAGCGGATGCCGTTTCGCCTGAAACTGCCGAGGCAGTCGGTTTAGACGATGTCACCCTCCGCTTTGACAATGTTTCATTTTCATATGAATCCGGCCATCCGGTGTTGCGCGGTGTTTCTTTTACCGTAAAGCAAGGGGAGAAAATCGCGCTCCTCGGACCGAGCGGTGCGGGTAAATCAACGATTTTGACCATGATCGAGGGGGCGCTTTCTCCAGACGCAGGACGAGTCGCTTTTAACGGAATTGAAGCCGTTGCCCTGCAAGATGACATTTCCCGGATTGTCGGCGTTTTAAATCAAAAGCCGTATCTGTTTGATACGACGATTTTAAATAATATCCGTCTCGGCAATCCTGAAGCGAGCGATGAAGAAGTGTACTGGGCGGCGCGGCAGGTCAAGCTTCATGATCTGATTGAATCGCTTCCTGACGGTTATCATACATCAGTGCAGGAGGCGGGGAGCCGCTTTTCCGGAGGAGAGCGGCAGCGGATCGCACTGGCGCGCATTCTATTGCAGGGTGCACCTGTTATCGTTTTGGATGAACCGACCGTCGGGCTTGATCCAATAACGGAAAAAGAGCTGCTTTTGACGATGTTTGAAGCGCTTGACGGAAAGACCGTTCTTTGGATCACCCACCATTTGGCGGGAGCTGAAGCGGCCGATCGGATTCTTTTTCTCGAAAACGGAAGAATTGAAATGGAAGGAAGACATCAAGATTTACTGCAAGAAAACAAGCGCTATCAGCGGCTATATCAGCTGGATGCGCCGGCGTTGCGGCATGAGGATCGAAAGGGCAGCTTCATTTGA
- a CDS encoding DUF1259 domain-containing protein: MQHFQTICRQFGQILNGEPHVENGVCSVSINRHLNIRVQGRPSRGVGMEEVMFEALDQNGIALNMAEIAILPKEIPVFTKKLTDQGLIISALHNHWLFTEPNLLYIHFQSVESPLTFARKTAAALSVLQ; encoded by the coding sequence ATGCAGCATTTTCAAACGATTTGCCGGCAGTTCGGACAAATTTTAAATGGAGAACCGCACGTCGAAAACGGCGTTTGCTCCGTCAGTATCAACCGGCACTTAAATATCAGAGTTCAGGGGAGGCCGAGCAGGGGAGTCGGGATGGAGGAAGTCATGTTCGAAGCGCTTGATCAAAACGGCATCGCCCTCAACATGGCGGAAATCGCGATTTTGCCGAAAGAAATCCCGGTTTTCACAAAAAAGCTGACCGATCAGGGCCTGATCATCAGCGCGTTGCATAACCATTGGCTGTTCACTGAACCGAATCTGTTATACATCCATTTTCAGTCAGTGGAATCGCCGTTAACATTTGCAAGAAAAACAGCTGCCGCTTTATCTGTTTTACAATAA
- a CDS encoding NAD(P)H-hydrate dehydratase codes for MAEEKPPIWTKERVKATLPKRGKDSHKGTFGTGLLLAGSDDMPGAALLAGYGAMRSGIGKLVIGTSAGAVPLIVPVLPEATYWRDGLKRVGNGELEMCFRAIALGPGLLPSKATERAVRMVLKEECPVVLDAGALSKRMYPSREAPTILTPHPGEFSRITGLSIQEVQAERVFLTKEWAAKLGVTIILKGNETVIAFPDGECWRNQTGNNALAKGGTGDTLTGMILGMLCCHENPKEAVLNAVHLHGACADAWTTSRSPHTLLAHELSQWLPEVWKKYEE; via the coding sequence ATGGCTGAAGAAAAACCGCCGATTTGGACAAAAGAACGGGTGAAAGCAACCCTTCCGAAAAGGGGAAAGGACAGCCATAAAGGAACATTCGGAACAGGGCTGCTGCTGGCCGGAAGCGATGATATGCCGGGGGCGGCTCTGCTCGCGGGCTATGGCGCGATGAGAAGCGGCATCGGAAAGCTTGTCATCGGCACATCAGCGGGTGCGGTGCCTTTAATCGTTCCTGTTCTGCCTGAAGCCACCTATTGGCGGGACGGCTTGAAAAGGGTGGGAAATGGGGAATTGGAGATGTGCTTTCGGGCGATTGCCCTCGGCCCCGGGCTCCTTCCGTCTAAAGCAACAGAACGGGCAGTACGTATGGTATTGAAGGAAGAATGCCCGGTTGTACTTGATGCCGGTGCTTTGTCAAAACGAATGTACCCGTCTCGCGAAGCACCGACGATTTTGACGCCGCATCCAGGAGAATTTTCGAGAATCACCGGTCTGTCCATTCAAGAGGTGCAAGCAGAGCGCGTTTTTCTTACGAAAGAATGGGCGGCCAAACTCGGTGTAACGATCATTTTGAAAGGAAATGAAACGGTCATCGCTTTTCCCGATGGAGAGTGCTGGAGAAACCAGACCGGTAACAACGCATTGGCAAAAGGAGGTACGGGTGATACATTAACCGGAATGATTCTCGGCATGCTGTGCTGCCACGAAAACCCGAAAGAAGCGGTGCTGAATGCTGTCCATCTGCACGGCGCCTGTGCCGACGCTTGGACAACATCCCGCTCGCCCCATACATTGCTTGCACATGAACTGTCCCAATGGCTGCCTGAGGTATGGAAAAAGTATGAGGAATAA
- a CDS encoding formate/nitrite transporter family protein — translation METKSLIRVEELALKKYGIFEQSRLHYLLRSILASMFIGFGVIVAFKTGNLFYLEGSPFTYPIAAVTFGGAIILIVYGGGDLFTGNTFYYTFAALRKKMRWTDVIKMWIFSYAGNLMGAVLFATIIFASGLLKDSSSTGFLLSVAEHKMNTPAIELFFKAILCNWLVCLAFFVPMSQKGDGAKMFSMMLFVFTFFISGYEHSIANMATFAVALVTDHPETISLAGAVHNIIPVTLGNLVGGAFMMGFMYNYANKPEANGEEIIKKPH, via the coding sequence ATGGAAACTAAATCGCTGATTCGCGTAGAAGAGCTTGCTTTGAAAAAATACGGAATATTCGAACAAAGCCGTCTTCATTATCTTCTTCGTTCTATACTGGCAAGCATGTTCATCGGATTCGGCGTGATCGTAGCATTTAAAACAGGGAACCTTTTTTATCTTGAGGGGTCTCCGTTCACATATCCAATTGCAGCGGTCACATTCGGGGGAGCCATTATATTGATTGTCTATGGCGGGGGAGATTTATTCACGGGAAACACGTTTTATTATACATTTGCAGCGCTTCGCAAAAAAATGCGCTGGACTGATGTCATCAAGATGTGGATCTTCAGCTATGCGGGAAACTTAATGGGCGCCGTCCTATTCGCAACCATCATCTTTGCAAGCGGCCTATTGAAAGATTCGTCTTCCACCGGCTTCTTGCTGAGCGTTGCCGAGCATAAAATGAATACGCCAGCCATCGAATTGTTTTTTAAAGCGATTCTTTGCAACTGGCTCGTCTGTCTGGCGTTCTTTGTGCCGATGTCACAAAAGGGCGACGGGGCGAAAATGTTCTCCATGATGCTGTTTGTTTTTACTTTCTTTATTTCCGGATACGAACACAGCATTGCCAACATGGCCACTTTTGCCGTCGCCTTGGTGACAGACCATCCTGAAACGATTTCCCTGGCCGGTGCCGTCCACAATATCATTCCGGTTACATTGGGAAATTTGGTCGGCGGAGCATTTATGATGGGGTTCATGTATAACTATGCGAACAAACCGGAAGCAAACGGCGAAGAAATCATCAAAAAACCGCACTGA
- the cydB gene encoding cytochrome d ubiquinol oxidase subunit II encodes MVSLNELWFILVAVLFVGFFFLEGFDFGVGMATRFLGRNELERRVMINTIGPFWDANEVWLLTGGGAIFAAFPNWYATMFSGYYIPFVFVLLALIGRGVAFEFRGKVEAAKWKKTWDWVVFFGSILPPFLFGVLFTSILRGMPIDADMNLHAGFTDYVNLYSVTGGVTVTLLCLLHGLIFITLRTDADLRDRARRLAQKVVFAALAALVVFVGMSIFQTDLFTGRGQVTIPLAALIVVCYVLSIVFMKQERDGWTFAMTGAGIALTVATIFTALFPRVMISSIKSAYDLTVYNASSGDYSLKVMTIVALALLPFVLGYQVWSYYVFRKRVSSKEPMIY; translated from the coding sequence ATGGTATCTCTTAATGAGCTTTGGTTCATATTGGTCGCTGTGTTGTTCGTGGGATTTTTCTTTCTGGAAGGTTTTGATTTTGGCGTCGGCATGGCCACCCGGTTTCTGGGACGGAATGAGCTTGAACGGAGGGTGATGATCAATACGATCGGACCTTTCTGGGATGCGAACGAGGTCTGGCTGCTGACCGGGGGAGGCGCGATTTTCGCGGCTTTTCCGAATTGGTATGCGACCATGTTCAGCGGATACTATATACCGTTCGTCTTTGTCCTGTTGGCATTGATCGGCCGGGGCGTCGCTTTTGAATTCAGAGGAAAAGTGGAGGCGGCTAAGTGGAAGAAAACATGGGATTGGGTCGTATTTTTCGGCAGCATTCTGCCTCCGTTTTTGTTCGGCGTTTTATTCACAAGCATTCTGCGGGGCATGCCGATCGATGCTGATATGAATCTTCACGCCGGTTTTACGGATTACGTGAATCTTTATTCTGTGACAGGAGGCGTCACCGTCACCCTGCTCTGTCTGTTGCACGGACTGATCTTTATTACGCTTAGAACCGATGCCGATCTCAGAGATCGTGCAAGACGTCTCGCTCAAAAAGTCGTGTTTGCGGCGCTGGCAGCGCTTGTGGTCTTTGTTGGGATGTCGATTTTTCAAACGGATTTATTTACAGGGCGCGGACAAGTCACGATACCGCTTGCCGCCTTAATCGTCGTTTGCTATGTGCTGTCCATTGTGTTTATGAAACAAGAACGCGACGGCTGGACGTTTGCCATGACTGGAGCTGGAATCGCGCTGACGGTGGCGACGATCTTTACGGCGCTGTTCCCGCGCGTGATGATCAGCTCTATCAAAAGCGCCTACGATTTGACGGTGTATAATGCTTCATCAGGCGACTATTCATTGAAAGTCATGACGATCGTCGCGCTCGCACTGCTGCCGTTTGTGCTCGGCTATCAAGTATGGAGCTATTATGTATTCCGGAAACGGGTCAGCAGCAAGGAGCCAATGATTTATTAA
- a CDS encoding DUF418 domain-containing protein: MNIQLREERVIWLDQARGIALFGILLANMLLFQYGMWEDLSFKPLPSYDHWAYEWTRIFAVGSFMPLFAFLFGYGMVLMKDRLEQKGIVTYRRIFIRRFLILAAFGGLHGYFLWDGDILLSYSIIGIGLLFLFINRKPKTILIWAVSLFAFYVLICYGSGGAEPDQELAAFNERTALVMQNGDYWEIVSYRANEVVPLFGVEDELPEWMVMVMILLIAPIFTLSPFLFGLYAAKKKWLHQPRLYLKGIRKVFIVTLALGIPLKTLPIVWDNPAVYMLSEGVGPLSLTFCYLTGIVLISQSKGGQRVLKPFGAVGRLSLTNYLTQSIVMTFIFYGYGLGLFGKLGVLAGIGIAALFFLCQTAASVWWTSRFRIGPFEWLWRLGTYLKPPAFMKRNMTGKGHSVAK; this comes from the coding sequence TTGAATATTCAACTGCGGGAAGAGCGGGTGATTTGGTTGGATCAAGCGAGGGGGATTGCGCTTTTCGGGATTCTGCTGGCAAACATGCTGTTGTTTCAATATGGGATGTGGGAGGATTTATCCTTTAAACCGTTGCCATCCTATGACCACTGGGCATATGAATGGACAAGGATTTTTGCTGTCGGCAGCTTTATGCCGCTGTTCGCTTTTTTATTCGGCTACGGTATGGTGTTAATGAAAGACAGATTGGAACAAAAGGGAATCGTGACATATCGTCGCATTTTTATACGGCGCTTTCTGATACTGGCTGCCTTTGGCGGTTTGCACGGCTATTTTCTTTGGGATGGAGACATTTTGCTCAGCTACAGCATCATCGGAATCGGCCTGTTGTTTCTGTTTATCAACCGGAAACCGAAGACCATTTTGATTTGGGCGGTCAGTCTATTCGCGTTCTATGTTCTCATCTGCTATGGAAGCGGAGGGGCGGAGCCTGATCAGGAATTAGCGGCATTTAATGAGCGCACGGCCCTGGTGATGCAAAACGGAGACTATTGGGAGATCGTGTCCTACCGGGCGAATGAGGTCGTTCCTTTATTCGGTGTTGAGGATGAGCTTCCGGAATGGATGGTCATGGTGATGATCCTATTGATCGCTCCTATTTTTACGCTGTCTCCTTTTCTGTTCGGTTTATATGCGGCGAAGAAAAAATGGCTCCATCAGCCCCGGCTTTATTTGAAGGGAATCCGCAAAGTTTTCATTGTGACACTCGCTCTCGGTATTCCTTTGAAAACACTGCCGATTGTTTGGGATAATCCGGCCGTTTATATGCTGAGTGAAGGCGTCGGACCGCTGTCGCTGACATTTTGTTACTTGACGGGAATTGTTTTGATCTCGCAGTCTAAAGGGGGACAGCGCGTTTTAAAACCTTTTGGAGCCGTTGGAAGATTATCGCTGACAAACTACCTCACACAAAGCATCGTTATGACCTTTATTTTTTACGGGTATGGTCTGGGGTTGTTCGGAAAGCTCGGCGTATTGGCCGGCATCGGTATTGCCGCTTTGTTTTTTCTTTGTCAGACGGCAGCCAGCGTTTGGTGGACCAGCCGGTTTCGCATAGGGCCGTTTGAATGGCTGTGGAGATTGGGAACATATTTGAAGCCGCCAGCTTTCATGAAGAGGAACATGACGGGCAAAGGGCATTCTGTGGCAAAATAA
- the cydD gene encoding thiol reductant ABC exporter subunit CydD, which yields MGKELFQYKGIKRILALLAVLTCIQAAAVIMQAEWLAQAVTRLFNGGRVDSVYSLAAFFLAAFLLRHAITVVKQRAVYDYAAKTGADMRKSFLEKLFQSGPRLARTEGTGHVVTLAMEGIAQFRRYLELFLPKMISMAVIPAAVVCYVFFKDRTSAVVLIVALPILIAFMILLGYAAKRKADRQWKTYETLSNHFTDSLRGLETLKFLGLSRSHTKNIFKVSERYRKATMSTLRIAFLSSFALDFFTMLSVATVAVFLGLGLVEGHIALGPALAILMLAPEFFLPVREVGNDYHATLNGQEAGKAIKAILNAPSFKEEEPLQLDEWSAESQIRLRGVSVQHGEEGESSLTDISLSFKGKKKIGIIGASGAGKSTLIDVLGGFLETKNGAIEIGGAKRSHLQAESWQRQLLYIPQHPFIFPDTLGANISFYHPGASDEEVEQAAKAAGLSQLIAQLPSGLGEQIGEGGRALSGGQAQRIAIARAFLGNRPVLLLDEPTAHLDVETEYDMKQTMLKLFEDKLVLLATHRLHWMLDMDEIIVLQDGKVAETGTHQELIEKRGVYYDLVQAQSFGGVS from the coding sequence ATGGGAAAAGAGCTTTTTCAATATAAAGGGATCAAACGGATTCTCGCACTGCTTGCCGTTTTGACATGCATTCAGGCTGCTGCTGTGATCATGCAGGCGGAATGGCTCGCACAAGCGGTGACACGCCTGTTCAATGGCGGGCGAGTGGATTCGGTTTATTCATTGGCGGCCTTCTTTTTGGCGGCGTTTCTTCTCCGCCATGCCATCACAGTCGTGAAGCAGCGGGCTGTGTATGACTACGCCGCAAAGACCGGAGCCGACATGCGGAAAAGCTTTCTTGAAAAGCTTTTTCAATCAGGGCCGCGTCTCGCGAGAACCGAAGGAACCGGCCATGTGGTGACGCTTGCGATGGAAGGGATTGCCCAGTTCCGCCGCTATTTGGAGCTGTTTCTTCCGAAAATGATCAGCATGGCTGTTATTCCGGCGGCTGTCGTCTGCTATGTCTTTTTCAAAGACAGAACATCCGCCGTAGTGCTGATTGTGGCGCTGCCGATTTTAATAGCATTTATGATTCTGCTTGGCTATGCCGCGAAAAGAAAGGCAGACCGGCAATGGAAAACATATGAAACGCTGTCCAATCATTTCACAGACTCGCTGCGCGGCTTGGAAACTTTGAAGTTTTTAGGGTTAAGCCGATCACATACAAAAAATATCTTTAAGGTGAGCGAAAGGTACCGGAAGGCGACGATGAGCACGCTTAGAATCGCCTTTCTCTCATCATTTGCCCTCGACTTTTTTACGATGCTGTCTGTCGCGACGGTAGCCGTTTTTCTTGGCCTCGGCCTTGTCGAAGGACATATCGCGCTCGGTCCGGCTCTCGCGATCTTGATGCTTGCTCCCGAATTTTTTCTCCCGGTCCGGGAAGTCGGCAATGACTACCACGCCACATTAAACGGCCAGGAAGCCGGAAAAGCGATAAAAGCGATTCTTAACGCTCCTTCATTTAAAGAAGAGGAACCGCTTCAGCTTGATGAATGGTCAGCTGAGAGTCAAATCAGGCTTAGAGGTGTCTCTGTACAGCACGGTGAAGAGGGAGAGAGTTCATTAACCGATATTTCCCTTTCTTTTAAAGGAAAGAAAAAAATCGGAATCATTGGTGCAAGCGGTGCGGGGAAGTCTACACTCATCGATGTGCTGGGCGGTTTTTTGGAAACAAAAAACGGCGCTATCGAAATCGGAGGTGCAAAACGGTCGCATCTTCAGGCGGAAAGCTGGCAGCGGCAGCTGCTTTATATTCCGCAGCATCCGTTTATTTTTCCGGATACACTTGGCGCTAACATCAGCTTTTATCATCCAGGCGCTTCAGACGAAGAAGTCGAACAGGCGGCAAAGGCTGCGGGACTTTCACAGCTGATTGCGCAGCTTCCTTCAGGACTCGGGGAACAAATCGGCGAAGGCGGAAGGGCATTGAGCGGTGGGCAAGCCCAGCGGATCGCCATCGCCCGGGCCTTTCTCGGAAATCGTCCGGTTCTCTTGCTGGATGAACCGACCGCACACTTGGATGTCGAAACAGAATATGACATGAAGCAAACGATGCTGAAGCTGTTTGAGGATAAGCTCGTCTTGCTGGCGACCCACCGGCTGCACTGGATGCTTGATATGGATGAAATCATCGTGCTGCAGGATGGGAAAGTGGCTGAAACCGGAACACATCAAGAACTGATCGAAAAGCGCGGGGTTTACTACGATCTCGTGCAGGCGCAGTCTTTTGGGGGTGTATCATGA
- a CDS encoding cytochrome ubiquinol oxidase subunit I: protein MNELILARFQFASTTIFHFIFVPMSIGLVFMVALMETLYVTKKKDIYRTMAKFWGHLFLINFAVGVVTGILQEFQFGMNWSEYSRFVGDVFGAPLAVEALLAFFMESTFIGLWIFGWDRLPKKVHLLSIWLVSLGTMLSAFWILAANSFMQEPVGFAIKNGRAEMTDFFAIIKNPQLWVEFPHVIFGALATGSFFIAGVSAYKMLKKQEMLFFRKSFQIALVVALVSGLGVAFSGHEQAQHLMKSQPMKMAASEALWDDSGDPAAWTVLANIDSDKQENKSEISIPYALSYLAYKQFSGDVPGMKTLQKQYEEKYGEGNYIPPVKTTFWSFRIMAGAGILMIFAALTGLFLSFRKKLESSKWYLRAMVALIAFPFIANTAGWIMTEIGRQPWTVFGILTTAQSVSPNVSAGMLLFSVIAFTAIYLVLAIVLVYLFIREIKKGAEHHEHHHDGSVSTDPFDQEVYHGIS from the coding sequence ATGAACGAATTAATCTTAGCCAGATTTCAATTTGCTTCAACAACGATTTTTCACTTTATTTTTGTGCCGATGTCGATCGGGCTTGTCTTTATGGTTGCATTGATGGAAACCCTTTATGTGACCAAGAAAAAAGACATTTACAGGACGATGGCTAAATTTTGGGGGCATTTATTTTTAATTAACTTTGCCGTCGGTGTAGTGACAGGTATTCTGCAGGAATTTCAGTTCGGAATGAACTGGTCGGAGTACTCCCGCTTTGTCGGGGATGTGTTTGGCGCTCCGCTTGCTGTGGAGGCGCTCTTGGCATTCTTTATGGAATCCACTTTTATCGGCCTGTGGATATTCGGCTGGGATCGCCTGCCGAAAAAGGTTCATTTGCTGTCGATTTGGCTTGTTTCGCTGGGCACTATGCTGTCGGCGTTTTGGATTTTGGCGGCCAATTCATTTATGCAGGAGCCTGTTGGTTTCGCGATCAAAAACGGCCGTGCGGAAATGACCGATTTCTTCGCCATCATCAAGAATCCGCAGCTTTGGGTGGAATTTCCCCATGTCATTTTCGGCGCGCTTGCAACCGGTTCATTTTTTATTGCCGGTGTGAGTGCATATAAAATGCTGAAAAAACAGGAAATGCTGTTTTTCAGAAAGTCTTTTCAAATCGCGCTGGTTGTGGCGCTGGTTTCCGGCCTCGGCGTGGCTTTCAGCGGGCATGAACAGGCACAGCATCTGATGAAAAGCCAGCCGATGAAAATGGCGGCAAGTGAAGCGCTTTGGGATGACAGCGGCGATCCGGCGGCATGGACGGTTTTGGCCAATATTGATTCGGACAAGCAGGAAAACAAATCAGAAATCAGCATTCCGTATGCGCTCAGCTACCTGGCGTACAAACAATTCAGCGGTGATGTGCCGGGAATGAAAACATTGCAAAAACAATATGAAGAGAAGTATGGCGAAGGAAACTACATTCCGCCGGTGAAAACGACGTTCTGGAGCTTCAGAATCATGGCCGGCGCCGGGATATTGATGATTTTTGCCGCTTTAACCGGTCTTTTCCTCAGCTTCCGCAAAAAACTTGAGTCAAGCAAGTGGTATTTGCGGGCGATGGTCGCACTGATCGCGTTTCCGTTCATCGCGAACACGGCGGGCTGGATCATGACTGAGATCGGACGCCAGCCGTGGACGGTCTTCGGCATTTTGACGACGGCGCAATCCGTTTCACCGAACGTATCGGCGGGAATGCTTCTGTTCTCGGTTATCGCGTTTACCGCGATTTATCTCGTGCTGGCGATCGTTCTTGTTTACTTGTTTATCCGCGAGATTAAAAAAGGGGCTGAACATCATGAGCATCATCATGATGGCTCTGTATCGACAGACCCGTTTGATCAGGAGGTTTACCATGGTATCTCTTAA